CACTAGCACCGACAGCGCGAACAGGACGGGGGCCTGGGCGCCCGCCAGGCGTTCCTCGAAGGACGTGCCGGACCATTCGAAACCGAAGCCCGGCGGCAGCTTGGCGGCGATCTCTTCCATCGCCTGCATGGCCTCGCCGGTGGAGTGGCCGGGCGCAGGCGTGCCGGCGATCTTCATGGACGGGTTGCCATTGTAGCGGTCCAGCTTGGGCAGGCCGGTGATCCAGGTGGGGCGCGCGATTTCCCCCAGCAGCACGATGCCGCCGGCGCGGTTGCGCACCGGCAGGCGCAGCAGATCCTCGGGTGTGGCGCGCAAGTTCGCATCGGCCTGCATCTGCACCCGCAGGATGCGCCCCTGCCGCACAAAGTCGTTGACGTAGGCCACACCTATGGCGGACGTGAGGGTATCGTTGAGTTCGGCCAGGTCCACCTGCAGCGCCTGGGCCTTTTCGCGGTCGATGTCCAGATACACCTGCGGGCCCGGTTCCTGGCCCTCGGGCCGCACGCCCGCCAGGCGCGGATCGCGGCTGGCCATGCCCAGCACCTGGTTGCGCACCTCCAGGAGGGCTTCCCGTCCCTGGCCTGCGCGATCGAGCAGGCGGAAGTCGAAGCCGCCCACCGCGCCCAACTCGGGAATGGGTGGGGGATTGACGGCAAAGATCATCGCCTCCTTGATGCGCATGAAAGTCCTCATGGCGCGGCCGATCAGCGCGGGCGCCGAGTGTTCCGGCCCCTGACGCAGATCCCAGTCCTTGAGGCGGGTGAACAATAGGGCCGCATTCTGGCCGCGGCCGAAGAAGGAGAAGCCCACCACGCCGATGACGCGCTCCACCTCCGGCTGCTTCAGGTAGAACTGCTCCGCCTGGGAGAGCACCTCCACGGTGCGTGCCTGGGTCGCGCCGCCGGGCAGCTGCACCAGGGTGATGAAGTAGCCCTGGTCTTCTTCCGGCAGGAAGCTGCCGGGTAGCCTGGTGAACAGCCAGCCAGTGGCCACCACGATGGCGAGGTAGATCACGACCCAGCGCCCGCTGCGGGCGAGGATGCGCGCCACCCAGCCCTGATAGCCCTGGGTTACGCGCTTGAAGAAACGGTTGAAGGCGCGTCGTTCGTCCTTTTCCGCGTCGCCGGGTTTGAGCAGGGTGGCACACATGGCCGGGGTGAGGGACAAGGCCATCAGCACCGAGAAGGCCATGGTGAGGATCAAGGTGGCGGCGAACTGGCGGTAGATGGCGCCCACCGAGCCGCCGAAGAACAGCATGGGCATGAACACGGCGGAGAGCACCACGGAGATGCCGAGAATCGCGCCGAGGATCTGGTCCATGGCTTTGAGCGTGGCCTGGAAGGCCGGCAAGCGCTCCTCGCGCATGATGCGCTCCACGTTTTCCACCACGACGATGGCGTCGTCCACCAGGATGCCGATGGCCAGCACCATGGCGAACAGGGTGAGCACGTTGATGGAGAAACCGAAGGCATACAGGCCCGCGGTGGCGCCTGCCAGCGCCACCGGCACCACCACCGCCGGAATCAGGGTGGTGCGCCAGTGGCCGAGGAAGACATACATCACGATGAACACCAGGATCATCGCCTCGCCCAGCGTCTTCACCACTTCGAAGATGGAGATCTCGACGAAGCGCGAGGTGTCGTAGGGTACGGCCCAGTCCACGCCTGGCGGGAAGAAGCGGGCGAGCTCGGCCATGCGCGCCTTCACCGCGCGGGCCACGTCCAGGGCGTTGGCCCCGGGCGCCACGCGGATCGCGATGGCGGCGATGGGCTGGCCGTTCATGCGCGCGTAGCGCTCGTAGCTTTCCGCGCCCAGCTCCACCCGCGCCACGTCCTTCACCCGCACGGTGGAGCCATCGGGCAGGGCACGCACCACGACGTTGCCGAATTCCTCCGGCGTGCTGAGCCGGCCCCGCGTCACGATCACCGCATTCACCTGGGCGCCGGGGCTGGCCGGGGCCTGGTTGAGCTCGCCGGTGGCGAGCTGCACGTTCTGCGCCAGCAAGGCCCGCTTCACGTCACCCGGCGTGAGGCCGTAGTTCACCAATTGCTCCGGCTTGAGCCAGATGCGCATGGAGTATTCGGCGCCGAACAGGATGGCCTCGCCCACGCCGGGCACGCGGCGGAGGGGATCGAGCACGTTGGCTGCGGCGAAGCTGCCCAGATCCACGAAGTTGCGCTTGCCATCCTTGGAATGGATGGCGACGAACATCAGGTAATTGCGCTGGGGCTTGGTCACCGGCACGCCCAGGCGTCGCACGTCATCCGGCAGCCGCGCCTCCACCCGCTTGTAGCGGTTTTGCGCCTCCACCGAGGCGAGGTCGATATTGGTGCCGGGTTCGAAGGTGAGGGTGAGCGTGCCCGCGCCCAGTTCGGCACTGCCTTCCATGTAGAGCAGGTGCTCGATGCCGTTCATCTCCTGCTCGATGAGCTTGATCACCGTGTCTTCCACCACCTGGGCGGAAGCACCCGGGTAGGTGACGTTGAAGGCGATCTGGGGTGGCGCCACTTGCGGGTATTGCGCCACCGGCAGGTTTTTCAGGGCGATGGCGCCCAAAAGCAAGATGAGGATGGCGATGACCCAGGCGAAGATGGGTCGGTGGATGAAGAAGCGCGCCATGTCAGTTCGCCCTGACGACGGGCTTGACCACCATGCCCGGACGCGCCTTTTGCACGCCGGCGACGATCAGGGTCTCGCCGCCGCTGAGCCCCTCTTCGATCACGAAACGGT
The nucleotide sequence above comes from Thiobacter sp. AK1. Encoded proteins:
- a CDS encoding efflux RND transporter permease subunit; the encoded protein is MARFFIHRPIFAWVIAILILLLGAIALKNLPVAQYPQVAPPQIAFNVTYPGASAQVVEDTVIKLIEQEMNGIEHLLYMEGSAELGAGTLTLTFEPGTNIDLASVEAQNRYKRVEARLPDDVRRLGVPVTKPQRNYLMFVAIHSKDGKRNFVDLGSFAAANVLDPLRRVPGVGEAILFGAEYSMRIWLKPEQLVNYGLTPGDVKRALLAQNVQLATGELNQAPASPGAQVNAVIVTRGRLSTPEEFGNVVVRALPDGSTVRVKDVARVELGAESYERYARMNGQPIAAIAIRVAPGANALDVARAVKARMAELARFFPPGVDWAVPYDTSRFVEISIFEVVKTLGEAMILVFIVMYVFLGHWRTTLIPAVVVPVALAGATAGLYAFGFSINVLTLFAMVLAIGILVDDAIVVVENVERIMREERLPAFQATLKAMDQILGAILGISVVLSAVFMPMLFFGGSVGAIYRQFAATLILTMAFSVLMALSLTPAMCATLLKPGDAEKDERRAFNRFFKRVTQGYQGWVARILARSGRWVVIYLAIVVATGWLFTRLPGSFLPEEDQGYFITLVQLPGGATQARTVEVLSQAEQFYLKQPEVERVIGVVGFSFFGRGQNAALLFTRLKDWDLRQGPEHSAPALIGRAMRTFMRIKEAMIFAVNPPPIPELGAVGGFDFRLLDRAGQGREALLEVRNQVLGMASRDPRLAGVRPEGQEPGPQVYLDIDREKAQALQVDLAELNDTLTSAIGVAYVNDFVRQGRILRVQMQADANLRATPEDLLRLPVRNRAGGIVLLGEIARPTWITGLPKLDRYNGNPSMKIAGTPAPGHSTGEAMQAMEEIAAKLPPGFGFEWSGTSFEERLAGAQAPVLFALSVLVVFLALAALYESWVIPLAVILVVPLGVLGAVLAVYLRGLPNDVFFKVGLIAIIGLSAKNAILIIEFARKLQEEGMELTSAILEACRLRLRPILMTSFAFILGVMPLAISTGAGAASRHAVGTGVIGGMIAATLLAIFLVPVFFLVVRSLFPPRARPGDDHV